One Brachyspira pilosicoli P43/6/78 genomic window carries:
- a CDS encoding tetratricopeptide repeat protein, with product MATMTNFLFGQHLKESKNKLENLQKELNKCVDEFNNFLNNIDAENYSDFDDFNDRAKAFNEELNKIMSDKKHFIVSFTNIVDNNKEVDIDRLNNLTDYHDYNSKGIYKSANGEYAEAIKYYDEAIKLNPNMADAYYNKAIAKTKLGLLKEAIEEYDKAIELRADYTYAYYNRGLLKSDLGLLEEAIKDFDKALSIDPNLFDAYNNKGLLEDELGFSKEAIKDFNKAIKLNPNYALAYNNRGIAKDNLGLYEEAIKDYNKAIKLNPNYAFAYNNRGNAKDNLGLYEEAIEDFDKAIKLNPDYVDAYNNRGFTKENLGLYEEALKDYKKALELDPSNECARENVKRTKEEHGLK from the coding sequence ATGGCAACAATGACTAATTTTCTATTCGGACAACATTTAAAAGAATCTAAAAATAAATTAGAGAATTTGCAAAAAGAATTAAATAAATGTGTAGATGAATTTAATAATTTTTTAAATAATATTGATGCAGAAAATTATTCTGATTTTGATGATTTCAATGACAGAGCAAAAGCTTTTAATGAAGAATTAAATAAAATAATGTCAGATAAAAAACATTTTATAGTCAGTTTTACAAATATAGTTGACAATAATAAAGAAGTTGATATTGATCGTTTAAACAATCTTACTGATTATCATGATTATAATTCTAAAGGTATTTATAAAAGTGCTAATGGAGAATATGCAGAAGCTATAAAATATTATGATGAAGCTATAAAGTTAAACCCTAATATGGCAGATGCTTATTATAACAAAGCTATTGCCAAAACTAAACTTGGACTTTTAAAAGAAGCTATAGAAGAATATGATAAGGCTATAGAGTTAAGAGCTGATTATACATATGCTTATTATAATAGAGGACTTCTTAAAAGTGATTTAGGACTTTTAGAAGAAGCTATTAAAGATTTTGATAAAGCTTTATCAATAGATCCTAATTTATTTGATGCTTATAATAATAAAGGATTATTAGAAGATGAGTTGGGATTTTCTAAAGAAGCTATAAAAGATTTTAACAAAGCTATAAAATTAAATCCTAATTATGCTCTTGCATATAATAATAGGGGAATTGCCAAAGATAATTTAGGACTTTATGAAGAAGCTATTAAAGATTATAATAAAGCTATAAAATTAAATCCTAATTATGCTTTTGCATATAATAATAGGGGAAATGCTAAAGATAATTTGGGACTTTATGAAGAAGCTATAGAAGATTTTGATAAGGCTATAAAATTAAATCCTGATTATGTAGATGCTTATAATAACAGAGGCTTTACTAAGGAAAATTTAGGTCTTTATGAAGAGGCTTTAAAAGATTATAAAAAAGCTTTAGAATTAGATCCTAGCAATGAATGTGCCAGAGAAAATGTAAAACGTACTAAAGAAGAACATGGCTTGAAATAA
- a CDS encoding tetratricopeptide repeat protein has protein sequence MPKISNYLFSKHIEKCKISLEAFEEREVPDLKDDFKKEAEKILYEANNFLNNIDAFNYSDFDDFNIKAEKFNDKLNRILETFYIKEPDELYTYNRFIEYFHYDKTMFNDENDEIDINDLDTLDEYFDCNTNGVALNNMREYRDAIDYYSKAIDLIDYYALAYYNRGLARSNLGFFKKAIKDYDKAIELSKNYKDAYYNRGFAKNNAGLHKEAIEDYNKVIELDPNNIDAYNNRGVSKNYLELFDEAIKDFNKILELEPNNYCAYSNRGNSKNDLGLYKEAIEDYNKAIEINPNYSDAYYNRGNSKKELGLFKEAIEDYDNAIKWEPNNINTYLNRGNAKYDLELYEEAIKDYDKIIKLDTNYVDAYYNRANAKRELGLYKESIKDYDKAIYLNPNYSDAYNNRGLAKSDLGMYEEAIKDYEESIDLCADNPEAYYNIGSAKYDLDLLKESIKYYDKAIELRPTYSEAYNNRGLSKNDLGLYKEALKDYDKSIELNPDDSNTYNNRGLTKYSLGLYKEAIKDYTKAIKLTPDYTNAYGNRGSAKDELGQYKEAIEDYDKAIELEPNTAYLYNDRGWVKKNAGLYKEALKDYKKALELDPNNEYAKSNIANLKKERGL, from the coding sequence ATGCCAAAAATATCTAATTATCTTTTTAGTAAACATATAGAAAAATGCAAAATATCATTAGAAGCTTTTGAAGAAAGAGAAGTTCCAGATTTAAAAGATGATTTTAAAAAAGAAGCAGAAAAAATTCTATATGAGGCAAATAATTTTTTAAATAATATTGATGCATTTAATTATTCTGATTTTGATGATTTCAACATCAAGGCAGAAAAATTTAATGATAAATTAAACAGAATACTTGAAACATTCTATATAAAAGAGCCTGATGAACTTTATACTTATAACAGGTTTATTGAGTATTTTCATTATGATAAAACTATGTTTAATGATGAAAATGATGAAATTGATATTAATGATTTAGACACTTTAGATGAATATTTCGATTGTAACACTAATGGAGTTGCTCTAAACAATATGAGAGAATATAGAGATGCTATAGATTATTATAGTAAAGCTATAGATTTGATTGATTATTATGCATTAGCTTATTATAACCGTGGACTTGCTAGAAGCAATTTAGGATTTTTTAAAAAAGCTATAAAGGATTATGACAAAGCAATAGAATTAAGTAAAAATTATAAGGACGCTTATTATAACAGAGGGTTTGCTAAAAATAATGCTGGCTTACACAAAGAAGCTATTGAAGATTATAATAAAGTTATAGAGTTGGACCCTAATAATATAGATGCATATAATAATAGAGGAGTTTCCAAAAATTATTTAGAGCTTTTTGATGAGGCTATAAAAGATTTTAATAAGATTTTAGAGTTAGAGCCTAATAATTATTGTGCCTATAGCAACAGAGGCAATTCTAAAAATGATTTGGGGCTTTATAAAGAGGCTATTGAAGATTATAACAAAGCTATAGAAATTAATCCAAATTATTCAGATGCCTATTATAATAGAGGAAATTCAAAAAAAGAGTTAGGTTTATTTAAAGAAGCTATAGAAGATTATGATAATGCTATAAAATGGGAACCTAACAATATAAATACTTATCTTAATAGAGGAAATGCTAAATACGATTTAGAATTATATGAAGAAGCTATAAAAGATTATGACAAAATTATAAAATTGGATACTAATTATGTAGATGCTTATTATAACAGGGCAAATGCAAAAAGAGAGCTTGGTTTATATAAGGAATCTATAAAAGATTATGATAAAGCTATATATTTAAATCCTAATTATAGTGATGCATATAATAATAGAGGGCTTGCTAAAAGCGATTTAGGAATGTATGAAGAAGCAATCAAAGATTATGAAGAATCGATAGATTTATGTGCGGATAATCCAGAAGCATATTATAATATAGGAAGTGCTAAATATGATTTGGATCTTTTAAAAGAATCAATTAAATATTATGATAAGGCTATAGAATTAAGACCAACTTACAGTGAAGCATATAATAACAGAGGACTTTCTAAAAATGATTTAGGTCTTTATAAAGAGGCTTTAAAAGATTATGATAAATCTATAGAGTTAAACCCAGATGACAGCAATACTTATAATAATAGAGGGCTTACTAAATATAGTTTAGGATTGTATAAAGAAGCTATAAAAGACTATACTAAGGCTATAAAATTGACTCCTGATTATACCAATGCTTACGGAAACAGAGGAAGTGCTAAAGATGAATTAGGACAGTATAAAGAAGCTATTGAAGATTATGATAAAGCTATAGAATTAGAACCGAATACAGCTTATTTATATAATGATAGAGGCTGGGTTAAGAAAAATGCGGGGCTATATAAAGAAGCTTTGAAAGATTATAAAAAAGCTTTAGAATTAGATCCTAATAATGAATATGCAAAGAGTAATATTGCAAATCTTAAAAAAGAACGCGGTTTATAA
- a CDS encoding peptide ABC transporter substrate-binding protein has product MIIFVVLSCGGGKSNLDNKTIVINAGPQPKTIDPGLNTALDACYYVIHAFEGLTTKSKEGKIVGGVAKNWEILDDGSRYIFHLRTNAKWSDGKAVVADDFVYAWRRVVDPAVGSQYSFQHEPVKNAKAITAGEMPVDSLGIKAIDDYTLEVTLEAPTAYFLDLVAFTTFYPVRKDIIEKYGDSWSLNVESYIGNGPFVTTEINQDESIIMVKNTNYWAFNDVVPEKLKFVLMQNETASVAGIKEGSIDFSRILPTQDIPTLKEEGLLQIKPMLASYFYCLNTTNEVLKDIRVRKALALAIDRNYIVEQVTKGGETPANAFVPYGINDADGSFRENGGGYFDISQEGYKKNVEEAKKLMAEAGYPNGEGFPVFEFKADPGFHISIFEAVQQMWKENLGIDTKIVQEEWAVFLQTRYDKNLTMCRGGWFGDFNDPINFLSLYTSYSPNNYSSYSNAQYDAYIQTALTTGDQKVRMEAMHKAEELLVNSFAIIPMYFYTEPLLVNPKLKDVYYDALSMHKFTYASKEQ; this is encoded by the coding sequence ATGATTATATTTGTCGTTTTATCTTGCGGCGGCGGAAAAAGTAATTTAGACAATAAAACTATTGTTATTAATGCTGGTCCTCAGCCAAAAACAATAGACCCTGGGTTAAATACTGCATTAGATGCTTGCTATTATGTAATACATGCATTTGAAGGTTTAACTACAAAATCTAAAGAAGGAAAGATTGTAGGAGGCGTTGCTAAGAATTGGGAAATACTTGATGATGGTAGTAGATATATATTTCATTTAAGAACAAATGCTAAATGGAGTGATGGTAAAGCAGTAGTTGCTGATGATTTTGTTTATGCTTGGAGAAGAGTTGTAGACCCAGCTGTTGGAAGCCAATACAGTTTTCAACATGAGCCTGTAAAAAATGCTAAAGCAATAACAGCAGGAGAAATGCCTGTTGATAGTTTGGGAATAAAAGCTATAGATGATTATACTTTAGAAGTTACATTGGAAGCACCTACTGCATACTTTTTAGACCTTGTAGCATTTACAACTTTTTATCCTGTAAGAAAAGATATAATAGAAAAATATGGTGATAGTTGGAGTTTAAATGTTGAAAGTTATATAGGAAATGGTCCTTTTGTAACTACTGAAATTAATCAAGATGAAAGCATAATAATGGTAAAAAATACAAATTATTGGGCTTTCAATGATGTTGTACCTGAGAAATTAAAATTTGTTCTTATGCAAAATGAGACTGCTTCTGTTGCCGGCATCAAAGAAGGTTCTATAGATTTTTCTAGAATATTACCAACTCAGGATATACCAACATTAAAAGAAGAAGGATTATTACAAATAAAACCAATGCTTGCTTCATATTTTTATTGTTTAAATACTACTAATGAAGTATTAAAAGATATTAGAGTTCGTAAGGCATTGGCTCTTGCTATAGACAGAAATTATATAGTAGAACAAGTAACTAAAGGCGGAGAGACTCCTGCTAATGCTTTTGTTCCTTATGGTATAAATGATGCTGATGGAAGTTTTAGAGAAAATGGCGGCGGATATTTCGATATAAGTCAAGAAGGATATAAGAAAAATGTAGAAGAGGCTAAGAAATTAATGGCTGAAGCAGGATATCCTAATGGCGAAGGCTTCCCTGTATTTGAGTTTAAGGCTGACCCTGGTTTTCATATATCTATATTTGAAGCGGTGCAGCAGATGTGGAAAGAAAATTTAGGAATAGATACAAAAATAGTACAGGAAGAATGGGCTGTATTTTTACAAACTAGATATGATAAAAACTTAACTATGTGCCGCGGTGGTTGGTTTGGAGACTTTAATGACCCTATCAACTTCTTATCATTATACACAAGCTACTCTCCAAATAATTATAGCTCATATAGTAACGCTCAATATGATGCTTATATACAAACAGCACTTACTACTGGAGATCAGAAAGTTAGAATGGAAGCTATGCATAAGGCTGAGGAATTATTAGTAAATAGTTTTGCTATAATACCTATGTATTTTTACACTGAACCTTTGCTTGTTAATCCTAAATTAAAAGATGTTTATTATGATGCTTTATCTATGCATAAATTTACTTATGCCTCTAAAGAGCAATAA